The following DNA comes from Elusimicrobiota bacterium.
ATCTCCATAGAGAATATTGGAGGAATCGAAAATTTTTGACACCTCGGGGTCCTGTTCTTTTCCGAGCGTCATATAAAGAAAATTAGCGGCATGGCCCAAATTCGGGCTGGGTGGGAGCGGATCTTTCCCCTGACGCAAACGTGAGAGGGCTGCAATCACAGTGGGCGTTTTGGCCACAAGTCGGAGCGCTTTTCGTAGGTTGGCGTCCACATCGGATTTATCCGCGTCAACATCTTCGATCCCAATCAATTCGACCGCGTAACGCAAAAGCACCATGGGATGGGCTTTTTGGGAACATTTTTTGAGGGATTCGATAATAAAGGGAGAAAGGGATCTCTCTGAAGAAAGTTGGGATTGAAAAACGGTCAATTCTGATTTATTGGGAAGTTTGCCTTTGAGAAGCAAATGGCTGACTTCTTCGTATGTGGCTTTTTCGGCCAGGTCGTGGGCGGGATATCCCCGGTAACTGAGCGCGTCTTTTTGGGCGTCGACTTCGGAGATAGAGCTGGTGCCGGCGACAATTCCCTCCAGGCCGGGTTTATATCCGTCGGGGAGGTTGACTTTCGTATCGATCATTTCTTCCTTTTATGGTTGATTTTTTTTGCCCTGACTGAAAACAACTTTTCTCTCTCAATAAATTCGTCGTATCGAATCAACGAATAGAGCTCCTGCCTGGTTTGCATCTGATTGAGAAGTGACTGGGTACTGCCTGTCACCCGCAAGTGGTGGAGCGCTCTATCAATGGCGAAGGCCGCCACACGAAAAGCTGTCATGGGATACAACACCAAACGAAAACCCATGGAAGCCAGCTCATGAACCGACAACGCAGGAGAGCGGCCGAATTCTGTCATATTTGCCATAAGGACTCCAAGAGTCTTTTGTCGCCCAAAGATTCGGAATTCACCGACCGTTTGGAGCGCCTCAGGGAAAATAATGTCGGCCCCGGCCTCTTTATAGGCCTTGGCTCGAATTAAAGCCTCTTTGAGGCCCGACACTCCGCGCGCGTCGGTCCGCGCAACCACCACGAAATTTTTATCCTTTCGGGCCGCGCAAGCGGCGCGGACTTTGGCGACCATTTCTGGGATGCTCACCACCTTTTTCCCATTAAGGTGCCCACATCTTTTCGGAAACTCCTGATCCTCAATTTGAATGCCCGCGGCGCCCGCGGCCTCCATTTCCTGGACCACCCGGGCCACGTTCGCCACCCCGCCAAAGCCGGTATCGACGTCCACCAAAAAGGGAATATCCACCACGGCCGCCACATTTCTCACCACCGGCGCGATATCTTCCAAGGTCAAAAGGCCAATATCGGGTTTTCCCAACAAACTCACCGATAATCCGGCCCCCGTAATGTAACCGGCTTTAAAACCAGAATTCTTGATGAGAT
Coding sequences within:
- the citZ gene encoding Citrate synthase 2 encodes the protein MIDTKVNLPDGYKPGLEGIVAGTSSISEVDAQKDALSYRGYPAHDLAEKATYEEVSHLLLKGKLPNKSELTVFQSQLSSERSLSPFIIESLKKCSQKAHPMVLLRYAVELIGIEDVDADKSDVDANLRKALRLVAKTPTVIAALSRLRQGKDPLPPSPNLGHAANFLYMTLGKEQDPEVSKIFDSSNILYGDHGFNASTFAARVTASTLSDLHSSVISAIGALKGPLHGGANEAAIEMLLKIGDISTAEAWIKSALARKEKIMGFGHRVYKRQDSRAPFMKVLAEKMAHRVGDTKLFAMSCRLEDIMKAEKNLFPNVDYHCAVAYYLMGLPIEIYTPIFAMARMSGWTAHILEQYASNRLIRPECIYTGPRNQVLVTIEKRN
- the bcpA gene encoding Carboxyvinyl-carboxyphosphonate phosphorylmutase codes for the protein MKSAGKKLKQLLKAGVVVMPGAYDGISAHLIKNSGFKAGYITGAGLSVSLLGKPDIGLLTLEDIAPVVRNVAAVVDIPFLVDVDTGFGGVANVARVVQEMEAAGAAGIQIEDQEFPKRCGHLNGKKVVSIPEMVAKVRAACAARKDKNFVVVARTDARGVSGLKEALIRAKAYKEAGADIIFPEALQTVGEFRIFGRQKTLGVLMANMTEFGRSPALSVHELASMGFRLVLYPMTAFRVAAFAIDRALHHLRVTGSTQSLLNQMQTRQELYSLIRYDEFIEREKLFSVRAKKINHKRKK